A window from Caulobacter sp. X encodes these proteins:
- the gyrB gene encoding DNA topoisomerase (ATP-hydrolyzing) subunit B, producing the protein MTENTEDQVPEVSPEMTTEEAAAQYGADSIKVLKGLDAVRKRPGMYIGDTDDGSGLHHMVYEVVDNAIDEALAGHATKVQVILNADGSVTVTDDGRGIPVDMHEGEGVSAAEVIMTQLHAGGKFDQNSYKVSGGLHGVGVSVVNALSDWLELLIHRNGKVHQMRFERGDAVTSLKVTGDSPVRTEGPKAGETLTGTEVTFFPSKDTFAFIEFDRKTLEHRLRELAFLNSGVTIWFKDHRDAEPWEEKLHYEGGIEAFVRHLDKAKTPLLKAPIVVRGVKDKVEVDLAVWWNDSYHEQMLCFTNNIPQRDGGTHLSAFRAALTRIITNYAESSGILKKEKVNLGGEDAREGLTCVLSVKVPDPKFSSQTKDKLVSSEVRPAVEGLVSEGLSTWFEEHPNEARAIVSKIAEAAAAREAARKARELTRRKSALDITSLPGKLADCSERDPAKSEIFIVEGDSAGGSAKQARNRDNQAVLPLRGKILNVERARFDKMLSSDQIGTLITALGAGIGRDDFNPDKVRYHKIVLMTDADVDGAHIRTLLLTFFYRQMPELIERGYIYIAQPPLYKASKGKSSRYLKDDAEMDAFLVDEGVDGAELDLASGERLIGQDLLALVQTARSAKANIDRLAARAPATAIEQAALAGLLGESPDPAAAAKRLDLYAEEGDGPWSGERGDTGFVFSRVRRGVSERVVLDDILMHAADARRLAERAVKLAEIFSGRAVFRRKDKSTTVRGPLDLVNAVLDAGRKGLTIQRYKGLGEMNPEQLWETTLDAEARTLLQVRVNHADDADDMFSRLMGDLVEPRREFIQENALDAEVDV; encoded by the coding sequence ATGACCGAGAACACCGAAGACCAAGTTCCCGAAGTGTCGCCCGAAATGACCACCGAGGAAGCCGCCGCCCAGTACGGCGCCGACTCGATCAAGGTGCTGAAGGGCCTGGACGCCGTTCGTAAGCGCCCCGGCATGTACATCGGCGACACCGACGACGGCTCGGGCCTGCACCACATGGTCTATGAGGTGGTCGACAACGCTATCGACGAGGCCCTCGCGGGCCACGCGACCAAGGTGCAAGTGATCCTGAACGCCGACGGTTCGGTGACGGTCACGGATGACGGCCGCGGCATTCCGGTCGACATGCACGAGGGCGAAGGCGTCTCGGCGGCCGAGGTCATCATGACCCAGCTGCACGCCGGCGGTAAGTTCGACCAGAACAGCTACAAGGTCTCGGGCGGCCTGCACGGCGTGGGCGTCTCGGTCGTCAACGCGTTGTCGGACTGGCTGGAGTTGCTGATCCACCGCAACGGCAAGGTCCACCAGATGCGCTTCGAGCGCGGCGACGCGGTGACCTCGCTGAAGGTGACCGGCGATTCTCCCGTGCGCACCGAAGGTCCCAAGGCCGGCGAGACGCTGACTGGCACGGAAGTGACCTTCTTCCCGTCCAAGGACACCTTCGCCTTCATCGAATTCGACCGGAAGACCCTGGAGCACCGCCTGCGCGAGCTGGCGTTCCTGAACTCGGGCGTGACGATCTGGTTCAAGGATCACCGCGACGCCGAGCCGTGGGAAGAAAAGCTCCACTACGAAGGCGGCATCGAGGCTTTCGTTCGCCACCTCGACAAGGCCAAGACGCCGCTGCTCAAGGCGCCGATCGTGGTTCGTGGCGTGAAGGACAAGGTCGAGGTCGACCTCGCCGTGTGGTGGAACGACAGCTATCACGAGCAGATGCTGTGCTTCACCAACAACATCCCGCAGCGGGATGGCGGCACGCACCTCTCGGCCTTCCGCGCGGCCCTGACCCGTATCATCACCAATTACGCCGAAAGCTCGGGCATCCTGAAAAAGGAGAAGGTCAACCTGGGTGGCGAGGATGCCCGCGAAGGCCTGACCTGCGTGCTGTCGGTCAAGGTGCCGGACCCCAAGTTCAGCTCCCAGACGAAGGACAAGCTGGTTTCGTCCGAAGTGCGCCCGGCCGTGGAAGGCCTAGTGTCGGAAGGGCTTTCGACCTGGTTCGAGGAGCATCCGAACGAGGCCAGGGCGATTGTCTCCAAGATCGCCGAAGCCGCCGCCGCGCGCGAAGCCGCCCGCAAGGCGCGCGAGCTGACCCGGCGCAAGAGCGCGCTCGATATCACCTCGCTGCCCGGCAAGCTGGCCGACTGCTCCGAGCGCGATCCGGCCAAGTCCGAGATCTTCATCGTCGAGGGCGACTCGGCTGGCGGGTCGGCCAAACAGGCCCGCAACCGCGACAATCAGGCGGTGCTGCCTCTGCGCGGCAAGATCCTGAACGTCGAGCGTGCCCGTTTCGACAAGATGCTGTCGTCCGACCAGATCGGCACCCTGATCACCGCCCTCGGCGCGGGCATCGGTCGCGACGACTTCAATCCGGACAAGGTGCGCTACCACAAGATCGTGCTGATGACCGACGCTGACGTCGACGGCGCGCACATCCGCACCCTGCTGCTGACCTTCTTCTATCGCCAGATGCCGGAGCTGATCGAGCGCGGCTACATCTATATCGCCCAGCCGCCGCTTTATAAGGCCAGCAAGGGCAAGTCCTCGCGCTACCTGAAGGACGACGCCGAGATGGACGCCTTCCTCGTGGACGAGGGCGTTGATGGCGCCGAGCTGGATCTGGCGTCCGGCGAGCGCCTGATCGGCCAGGATCTGCTAGCCTTGGTGCAGACCGCGCGCTCGGCCAAGGCCAATATCGACCGCTTGGCCGCGCGAGCCCCCGCCACGGCGATCGAGCAGGCCGCATTGGCGGGCCTGCTGGGTGAAAGCCCCGATCCGGCGGCCGCGGCCAAACGCTTGGATCTCTATGCCGAAGAGGGCGATGGCCCTTGGAGCGGCGAGCGCGGCGACACCGGCTTCGTCTTCAGCCGCGTGCGGCGCGGCGTTTCCGAGCGCGTGGTTCTCGACGACATTCTGATGCATGCCGCCGATGCTCGCCGCCTGGCCGAACGCGCGGTCAAGCTGGCTGAGATCTTCTCGGGCAGGGCGGTCTTCCGCCGCAAGGACAAGTCGACGACCGTTCGCGGTCCGCTCGATCTGGTGAACGCCGTGCTCGACGCCGGTCGCAAGGGGCTGACCATCCAGCGCTACAAGGGTCTTGGCGAGATGAACCCCGAGCAGTTGTGGGAGACGACGCTGGACGCCGAGGCGCGCACCCTGCTGCAGGTCCGCGTCAATCACGCCGACGACGCCGATGACATGTTCAGCCGACTGATGGGCGACCTTGTCGAGCCGCGTCGCGAGTTCATCCAGGAGAACGCGCTCGACGCGGAGGTCGACGTCTAG
- the hrcA gene encoding heat-inducible transcriptional repressor HrcA: MTQLFPGAIVRTPGLADLDARARDIFRRVVESYLETGEPVGSRTISKGGVALSPASIRNTMQDLAQLGLLDAPHTSAGRMPTHAGLRMFVDGFLEVGDIAEAEKQAIEARLAVKGRSFEEALAEASAVLSGLAGGAGIVVTPVREGGVKHVEFVPLGGGQVLAVMVFEDGQVENRLMRQAPGVTPSALQEAGNFLNARLRGRTLSEARAEMGAELDFARRQLDETAARLVEDGLAAWSGGEGDARSLIVRGQANLLADARAREDIDRVRQLFDDLEQKGQLIGLLDDVRDAEGVRIYIGAETRLFSLSGSSVIAAPYMTGRQKVLGAIGVIGPARLNYARVIPLVDYTARVLGRMMDG, encoded by the coding sequence ATGACGCAGCTGTTTCCAGGGGCGATCGTCCGCACGCCGGGGCTGGCCGATCTGGACGCCCGCGCCCGCGACATCTTTCGGCGGGTGGTGGAGTCTTATCTCGAGACCGGCGAGCCCGTGGGGTCGCGCACCATCTCCAAGGGCGGGGTGGCGCTGTCGCCCGCGTCGATCCGCAACACCATGCAAGACCTGGCGCAGCTCGGCTTGCTGGACGCGCCCCACACCAGCGCCGGCCGCATGCCGACCCATGCCGGGCTGCGAATGTTCGTCGACGGCTTCCTGGAGGTCGGCGACATCGCCGAGGCGGAAAAGCAGGCGATCGAGGCCCGGCTGGCTGTGAAGGGGCGATCCTTCGAGGAGGCCCTGGCCGAGGCCTCGGCCGTGCTGTCGGGCTTGGCTGGCGGCGCCGGGATCGTCGTCACCCCGGTCCGCGAGGGCGGGGTCAAGCACGTCGAGTTCGTACCGTTGGGCGGCGGCCAGGTGCTGGCGGTCATGGTGTTCGAGGACGGCCAGGTCGAGAACCGTCTCATGCGCCAGGCGCCGGGCGTGACGCCGTCGGCCCTGCAGGAGGCCGGCAATTTCCTGAACGCTCGCCTGCGCGGTCGCACTCTCAGTGAAGCGCGCGCCGAGATGGGCGCTGAACTGGACTTCGCCCGCCGCCAACTAGACGAAACGGCCGCGCGCCTCGTCGAGGATGGCCTCGCGGCCTGGAGCGGCGGCGAGGGCGACGCGCGGTCTTTGATCGTGCGGGGGCAGGCGAACCTGCTGGCCGACGCCAGGGCCCGCGAGGACATCGACCGGGTCAGGCAACTGTTCGACGACCTCGAGCAAAAGGGGCAGCTGATCGGCCTGCTCGACGATGTGCGCGACGCCGAGGGCGTGCGCATCTATATCGGTGCCGAAACGCGCCTGTTTTCGCTTTCGGGTTCCTCCGTGATCGCGGCGCCCTATATGACAGGCCGGCAGAAGGTGCTGGGCGCGATCGGCGTGATCGGGCCCGCCCGCTTGAACTACGCACGGGTCATCCCGCTGGTGGACTACACCGCCCGGGTGCTCGGACGCATGATGGATGGATAA
- a CDS encoding S9 family peptidase, translating into MKKLFVASAAILALAAAAPAFSQAVERREIGNQILENVPVAPSSIREGLARYQNARSASFGDWLPGGGMIITTRFGNTNQLHVVAAPGADRSQITFYDEPVSSPHVLPNGQILFSKDTGGDEWFQLFLRDADGKTVQLTEPGTRNGSPAWSKDGSTLVWSRAVKGSADYDVLMRDASGATKVIFKGEGQVSPLAVSPDGKTVLLGRYYSISESKRWLLDVATGKLTELNPPKKGASKIAYGGGSFTPDGKSVLLLSDEGSDFLRLVQIDLATGAKVNVSGERPWDIEDFALSDDGRILAYVVNEDGYSKLVVQDFRTRRALPQPELPAGVVSGVAFSPDGGKLGFSLATPTSVSDAWSWGVNDGKLERWTASELGGLDPKALATPALIRYPSFDKRSIPAFVYKPKLAAGQKAPVIIDIHGGPEGQSLPTFNPFHQHSVAELGAAVIVTNVRGSTGYGRTFHNLDNAEKREDSVKDIGALLDWIKTQPDLDPNRVVVYGQSYGGYMSLAVMTHYSDRLAGGIERYGISNFVSFLQNTEAYRRDLRRAEYGDERDPKMLKAFETISPLNNVGKISKPMLVMQGWNDPRVPKSESDQVVAKLREKGVETWYVQFKDEGHGFLKKANNDRRREVETQFLRKVLGLGQ; encoded by the coding sequence ATGAAGAAGCTGTTCGTCGCCTCCGCCGCCATCCTGGCCCTCGCCGCCGCCGCGCCGGCCTTTTCCCAGGCCGTGGAGCGCCGTGAGATCGGCAACCAGATCCTTGAGAACGTGCCCGTCGCCCCGTCTTCGATCCGCGAAGGTCTGGCGCGTTACCAGAACGCCCGCTCGGCGTCGTTCGGCGACTGGCTGCCGGGCGGCGGCATGATCATCACCACGCGCTTTGGCAACACCAACCAGCTGCACGTCGTCGCCGCGCCGGGCGCGGATCGCAGCCAGATCACCTTCTATGATGAGCCGGTGTCTTCGCCGCACGTGCTGCCGAACGGCCAGATCCTGTTCTCGAAGGACACCGGCGGCGACGAATGGTTCCAGCTCTTCCTTCGCGACGCCGACGGCAAGACCGTCCAGCTGACCGAGCCGGGCACCCGCAATGGCTCGCCGGCCTGGTCCAAGGACGGATCGACCCTGGTGTGGTCGCGGGCGGTCAAGGGATCGGCGGACTATGACGTGCTGATGCGCGACGCCTCCGGCGCGACCAAGGTCATCTTCAAGGGCGAGGGGCAGGTTTCGCCGCTTGCGGTGTCGCCCGACGGCAAGACGGTGCTGCTGGGGCGCTACTACTCGATCTCGGAATCCAAGCGCTGGCTGCTGGACGTCGCCACCGGCAAACTGACCGAACTCAATCCGCCCAAGAAGGGCGCGAGCAAGATCGCCTATGGCGGCGGGTCCTTCACGCCCGACGGCAAGTCGGTGTTGCTCCTGTCGGACGAGGGCTCGGACTTCCTGCGGCTCGTCCAGATCGACCTGGCGACCGGCGCCAAGGTCAATGTCTCGGGCGAGCGGCCGTGGGATATCGAGGACTTCGCCCTGTCCGACGATGGGCGGATCCTCGCCTATGTCGTCAACGAGGACGGCTATTCGAAGCTGGTGGTCCAGGACTTCCGCACCCGCCGCGCCTTGCCGCAGCCGGAGCTGCCGGCCGGCGTGGTCAGCGGCGTCGCCTTCTCGCCGGACGGCGGCAAGCTGGGCTTCAGCCTGGCGACCCCGACCTCGGTCAGCGACGCTTGGAGCTGGGGTGTGAACGACGGCAAGCTGGAGCGTTGGACGGCCTCGGAGTTGGGCGGCCTCGATCCCAAGGCGCTCGCGACGCCGGCGCTGATCCGCTATCCCTCGTTCGACAAGCGCTCGATCCCGGCCTTCGTCTACAAGCCCAAGCTGGCGGCCGGCCAGAAGGCGCCTGTGATCATCGACATTCACGGCGGTCCCGAGGGGCAGTCGCTGCCGACCTTCAACCCCTTCCATCAGCACAGCGTCGCCGAGCTGGGCGCGGCGGTGATCGTCACCAACGTCCGGGGCTCGACCGGATATGGCCGGACCTTCCACAACCTCGACAACGCCGAGAAGCGCGAGGACTCGGTCAAGGACATCGGCGCGCTGCTGGACTGGATCAAGACGCAGCCCGACCTCGATCCGAACCGCGTCGTCGTCTATGGCCAGTCGTACGGAGGCTATATGTCCCTGGCCGTCATGACCCACTATTCGGACCGTCTGGCCGGTGGGATCGAGCGCTACGGCATCAGCAACTTCGTCTCGTTCCTGCAGAACACCGAAGCCTACCGCCGCGACCTGCGCCGCGCCGAATATGGCGACGAGCGCGATCCCAAGATGCTGAAGGCCTTCGAGACGATTTCGCCGCTGAACAATGTCGGCAAGATCAGCAAGCCGATGCTGGTCATGCAGGGCTGGAACGATCCGCGCGTGCCCAAGTCCGAGTCCGATCAGGTCGTCGCCAAGCTGCGCGAGAAGGGCGTCGAGACCTGGTATGTCCAGTTCAAGGACGAGGGCCACGGTTTCCTGAAGAAGGCCAACAACGATCGCCGTCGCGAGGTCGAAACCCAGTTCCTGCGCAAGGTGCTCGGCCTGGGTCAGTAG
- the dnaN gene encoding DNA polymerase III subunit beta, protein MKLTIERAALLKALGHVQSVVERRNTIPILSNILLSAERDQLSFSATDLDMEIIDEGLAQIDIPGQITAPAHTLYEIVRKLPDGADVSLSFSGDDPRLVIQAGRSRFNLPVLPAGDFPVMSSDGLSGRIAVDTNELIRLIDKTRFAISTEETRYYLNGLYLHTVNDGGETKLRAVATDGHRLALAEMPAPEGAVGLPGVIVPRKTIAEARRLMESAGETVDLQVSPQKVRFEFGAAALTSKVIDGAFPDYMRVIPRDNAKILTLDNDLFAKAVDRVATISAEKSRSVKLAVEPGRITLTVRNMEAGQAVEEVEVDYDGEPFEIGFNARYLLDVCGQIAGPQAEFRFADPASPTLVVDPVDPGVKYVLMPLRV, encoded by the coding sequence ATGAAGCTTACCATCGAACGGGCGGCGCTCCTGAAGGCGCTGGGGCACGTGCAGAGCGTCGTCGAGCGGCGCAACACCATCCCGATCCTGTCGAACATCCTGTTGTCGGCCGAACGCGACCAGCTGTCGTTCTCGGCGACCGACCTGGATATGGAGATCATCGACGAGGGCCTGGCCCAGATCGACATCCCCGGCCAGATCACGGCTCCCGCCCACACGCTTTATGAGATTGTCCGCAAGCTCCCGGACGGCGCCGATGTCTCGCTGAGCTTCAGCGGCGATGATCCGCGCCTGGTGATCCAGGCGGGCCGCTCGCGCTTCAATCTACCGGTGCTGCCGGCCGGCGACTTCCCGGTGATGAGCAGCGATGGCCTGTCGGGCCGGATCGCGGTGGACACCAACGAGCTGATCCGCCTGATCGACAAGACCCGCTTCGCGATCTCGACCGAAGAGACCCGTTACTATCTGAACGGCCTCTATCTCCACACGGTCAACGACGGCGGCGAGACCAAGTTGCGCGCCGTGGCCACCGACGGTCACCGCCTGGCCCTGGCCGAGATGCCGGCGCCCGAAGGCGCGGTCGGCCTGCCGGGCGTGATCGTGCCGCGTAAGACGATCGCCGAGGCTCGCCGCCTGATGGAATCGGCCGGCGAGACGGTCGACCTGCAGGTTTCGCCCCAGAAGGTCCGCTTCGAGTTCGGCGCGGCCGCCCTGACCTCCAAGGTCATCGACGGCGCCTTCCCGGACTACATGCGCGTGATTCCGCGCGACAACGCCAAGATCCTGACGCTGGACAACGACCTGTTCGCCAAGGCCGTCGACCGCGTGGCCACCATCTCGGCCGAGAAGAGCCGCTCGGTGAAGCTGGCCGTCGAGCCGGGCCGCATCACCTTGACGGTCCGGAACATGGAAGCCGGCCAGGCCGTGGAAGAGGTCGAGGTCGACTACGACGGCGAGCCCTTCGAGATCGGCTTCAACGCCCGCTATCTGCTCGACGTCTGCGGCCAGATCGCCGGTCCGCAGGCCGAGTTCCGCTTCGCCGATCCGGCCAGCCCGACCCTGGTGGTCGATCCGGTCGATCCGGGCGTGAAGTACGTGCTGATGCCGCTGCGGGTCTGA
- the recF gene encoding DNA replication/repair protein RecF, translating into MASAALLSLTLTDFRSYERARLETGGRSVYLFGPNGAGKTNLLEAISLLTPGKGLRGASLAEVGRRLPGEAVGRAWAVAAEVESGLDAPVRIGTGVEQGGASRRTVRLDGETVSPGRLADHVRPIWLTPAQDRLFLEAASERRRFFDRLVFAGEPSHAANANAYDKAQRERMRLLTEAVERGAAPDATWLDALEARLAESGALLAQARARTLLALQAEIDGRGDRPFPQARLTLTGEWEGLALEAVPFAEIEGKLASALSAARARDGAAGRALTGPHRGDLAIFHVEKDRPAAECSTGEQKALILNLVLAQAARLSRAESAPNPVILLDEVAAHLDLARRAALADELTALKLQAFLTGTDESLFDHLKGRALGVRVGDAGLATLEDE; encoded by the coding sequence ATGGCGTCGGCCGCACTGCTTTCCCTGACCCTGACGGATTTCAGATCCTATGAGCGCGCGCGCCTCGAGACGGGCGGGCGGAGCGTCTATCTGTTCGGCCCGAACGGCGCCGGGAAGACCAACCTCCTAGAGGCGATAAGCCTGCTGACGCCCGGCAAGGGTCTCCGGGGCGCGAGCCTTGCCGAGGTCGGCCGGCGGCTGCCGGGGGAGGCGGTCGGCAGAGCCTGGGCCGTGGCCGCGGAGGTCGAGAGCGGCCTGGACGCGCCCGTGCGGATCGGCACCGGCGTCGAGCAGGGCGGCGCCAGTCGTCGAACGGTGCGCCTCGACGGCGAGACCGTATCGCCCGGGCGCCTGGCCGATCATGTCCGGCCGATCTGGCTGACGCCCGCCCAGGATCGTCTGTTCTTGGAAGCCGCGTCCGAGCGGCGGCGCTTTTTCGATCGGCTGGTCTTCGCGGGCGAGCCATCGCACGCGGCCAACGCCAACGCCTATGACAAGGCGCAACGCGAGCGGATGCGTCTGCTGACCGAGGCCGTCGAACGCGGCGCGGCGCCGGACGCAACTTGGCTCGACGCGCTTGAGGCGCGCCTGGCCGAGAGCGGCGCGCTGCTGGCCCAAGCGCGGGCGCGGACGTTGCTGGCCCTGCAGGCCGAGATCGACGGGCGCGGCGATCGACCGTTCCCGCAAGCGCGTCTCACCCTGACGGGGGAATGGGAGGGGCTTGCTCTGGAGGCCGTTCCGTTCGCCGAGATCGAAGGGAAATTGGCCTCCGCGCTTTCCGCCGCCCGCGCTCGGGATGGCGCCGCCGGACGAGCCTTGACCGGCCCTCACCGCGGCGATCTGGCGATCTTCCATGTCGAGAAGGACCGTCCGGCGGCCGAATGCTCGACCGGAGAGCAGAAAGCTCTGATTTTGAACCTCGTTTTGGCCCAGGCCGCGCGACTTTCGCGTGCGGAATCCGCGCCGAATCCTGTAATATTGCTCGACGAAGTCGCCGCGCATCTCGATCTTGCCAGACGAGCCGCATTGGCCGACGAACTCACGGCGCTCAAGCTCCAGGCCTTCCTCACCGGCACGGACGAGTCGCTGTTCGACCATCTCAAGGGTCGGGCGCTAGGCGTTCGCGTGGGCGACGCCGGCCTGGCTACTCTGGAAGACGAATGA
- the grpE gene encoding nucleotide exchange factor GrpE has translation MTDEQTPAEDTPFETEDLAQEVEALKAEVAALKEQALRYAAEAENTKRRAEREMNDARAYAIQKFARDLLGAADNLARATAHSPRDSADPVVKNFVIGVEMTEKELLTAFERNGLKKIDPAKGEKFDPHLHQAMMEQPSDEVAAGGVVAVLQAGYELMGRLVRPAMVAVAAKGSTGPAPSDASVGGNPYAEAAADGDGSGGAFDTKA, from the coding sequence ATGACCGACGAGCAAACGCCGGCTGAAGATACGCCGTTCGAGACCGAGGACCTCGCTCAAGAGGTCGAGGCGCTGAAGGCCGAGGTCGCCGCCCTGAAGGAGCAGGCCCTCCGCTACGCCGCCGAGGCCGAGAACACCAAGCGCCGCGCCGAGCGCGAGATGAACGACGCGCGCGCCTACGCGATCCAGAAGTTCGCCCGCGACCTGCTGGGCGCCGCCGACAACCTGGCCCGCGCCACGGCCCACAGCCCGCGCGACTCGGCCGATCCGGTCGTGAAGAACTTCGTCATCGGCGTCGAGATGACCGAGAAGGAGCTTCTGACGGCCTTCGAGCGCAACGGCCTGAAGAAGATCGATCCGGCCAAGGGCGAGAAGTTCGATCCGCACCTGCACCAGGCCATGATGGAGCAGCCGTCGGACGAGGTCGCCGCCGGCGGCGTCGTCGCGGTGCTGCAGGCTGGCTATGAGCTGATGGGACGTCTGGTGCGTCCGGCCATGGTCGCCGTGGCGGCCAAGGGCTCGACTGGTCCGGCCCCGTCGGACGCTTCGGTGGGCGGCAATCCCTATGCCGAGGCGGCCGCGGACGGCGATGGTTCGGGCGGCGCCTTCGACACCAAGGCCTAA
- a CDS encoding VOC family protein translates to MAKVNYVTVGSNDLEKAKTFYDALLGSIGFKPLFDHPSGGRLYRGDGCMFGVLGPYDGNPACVGNGMMGGFAFDTVEEVDAFHTKALELGGKDEGAPGARMPKAYFAYFRDLDGNKLCGYKLG, encoded by the coding sequence ATGGCCAAGGTGAACTACGTGACGGTTGGCTCGAACGATCTGGAGAAGGCTAAGACCTTCTACGACGCCCTATTGGGCTCGATCGGCTTCAAGCCCCTGTTCGACCACCCCTCTGGCGGCCGTCTCTATCGCGGCGACGGCTGCATGTTCGGCGTGCTGGGCCCGTATGACGGCAATCCGGCCTGCGTCGGCAACGGCATGATGGGCGGCTTCGCCTTTGATACGGTCGAGGAAGTGGACGCGTTCCACACCAAGGCGCTGGAGCTGGGCGGCAAGGACGAGGGCGCGCCTGGCGCGCGCATGCCCAAGGCCTATTTCGCCTATTTCCGCGATCTCGATGGCAACAAGCTCTGCGGGTACAAGCTAGGCTGA